A part of Prosthecobacter sp. SYSU 5D2 genomic DNA contains:
- a CDS encoding FKBP-type peptidyl-prolyl cis-trans isomerase, with the protein MKSLSLFLSSALLLCTSGCQTAPEKEAATKPLPQPAERVADVAAESTKPMVSASGVVTTASGLQYRVLKSGPAGGRSPTFFDSVMVHYHGTLTNGTVFDSSMERGQPATFGVGQVIAGWTEALKLMKPGDKWQLYIPSQLAYGSQAVGGKIPANSDLIFQVELLQIVGGM; encoded by the coding sequence ATGAAGTCTCTTTCCCTTTTCTTGTCTTCCGCTCTCTTGCTTTGCACCTCAGGCTGCCAGACGGCTCCTGAGAAAGAGGCCGCTACCAAGCCCCTCCCGCAGCCAGCGGAACGTGTGGCGGATGTGGCGGCTGAGAGCACCAAACCGATGGTGTCTGCCTCTGGCGTGGTGACGACGGCGAGCGGGCTGCAATACCGGGTGCTGAAGTCTGGACCTGCTGGGGGGCGCTCACCCACTTTCTTTGACTCCGTGATGGTTCACTACCACGGCACGCTCACGAATGGCACGGTGTTCGACAGTTCCATGGAACGGGGGCAACCTGCGACGTTTGGAGTGGGCCAGGTGATCGCCGGCTGGACGGAGGCGCTCAAGCTCATGAAGCCGGGTGATAAGTGGCAGCTTTACATCCCTTCTCAGCTGGCCTACGGCAGTCAGGCGGTGGGCGGCAAGATTCCTGCAAACAGCGATTTGATCTTCCAGGTGGAGCTACTGCAGATTGTGGGAGGAATGTAA
- a CDS encoding PEP-CTERM sorting domain-containing protein (PEP-CTERM proteins occur, often in large numbers, in the proteomes of bacteria that also encode an exosortase, a predicted intramembrane cysteine proteinase. The presence of a PEP-CTERM domain at a protein's C-terminus predicts cleavage within the sorting domain, followed by covalent anchoring to some some component of the (usually Gram-negative) cell surface. Many PEP-CTERM proteins exhibit an unusual sequence composition that includes large numbers of potential glycosylation sites. Expression of one such protein has been shown restore the ability of a bacterium to form floc, a type of biofilm.), whose product MKAKLYTFMNKLLTRFLRRGSLVAMGMLCLSSGARADLIGDWNSQVLGAIQAESDLGPEAARSLAMLHTAIYNAVEGIAGDHHVFTSGTYTGPSSSAAAGASLDAAAASAAFTLLQGLYPSLTGDFATLYSAQLSGIADSQSKLDGINFGTVVANDILNWRSNDGASNAADPGLYTEVGSVGYWQPPGPGEPAVPGWRNVTTFGISGLAGYTGSLPATIETYIQSAQYAADYNQVKELGSGTSGTRTPDQLSAAYFWSGTAGSNGTAGMWNQIAQTVAASEGLGLQDTARLYAALNVAMADAAIVAWETKYDVDFWSPLLAIVNGEADGNGLTLGDETWTALLEQLNSPAYFSEQSALSAAAAEVLASFFGDEVAFSLMVNVDGNDITRFFDSFSEAAEEAGQSQIWGGVSYGTGHTDAAASGAAVGNAILDSHFAPVPEPSGMMLVLLGAGFFIGRRRR is encoded by the coding sequence ATGAAGGCAAAATTATACACCTTTATGAACAAGCTGCTGACACGATTCCTCCGCCGGGGCTCACTGGTGGCGATGGGAATGCTGTGTCTTAGCTCCGGGGCGAGGGCGGATTTGATCGGTGACTGGAACAGCCAGGTGCTGGGTGCGATCCAGGCTGAGTCCGATCTGGGGCCGGAGGCGGCGCGCAGTCTGGCGATGCTGCATACGGCAATTTACAATGCCGTGGAGGGCATCGCGGGAGATCACCATGTTTTCACCAGTGGCACTTACACGGGGCCGTCTTCATCGGCAGCCGCGGGGGCGTCACTGGATGCGGCGGCGGCATCGGCTGCTTTTACGCTTTTGCAGGGGCTTTACCCCAGCCTGACGGGAGACTTTGCGACGCTCTATTCGGCGCAGCTCTCAGGCATCGCCGACAGCCAGTCGAAGCTGGACGGCATTAACTTTGGGACGGTCGTGGCGAATGACATCCTCAACTGGCGCTCCAATGACGGGGCCAGCAATGCGGCGGATCCGGGACTTTATACGGAAGTAGGATCGGTGGGCTACTGGCAGCCGCCAGGCCCGGGAGAGCCTGCGGTGCCGGGCTGGCGCAATGTGACGACTTTTGGCATCAGCGGCCTGGCTGGATATACGGGCAGCCTGCCGGCGACGATTGAGACCTACATCCAGTCGGCACAGTATGCGGCGGACTACAACCAGGTGAAGGAGCTAGGCTCCGGGACGAGCGGGACACGCACGCCAGACCAGCTCAGCGCGGCCTACTTTTGGTCCGGCACCGCAGGGTCCAATGGCACGGCGGGGATGTGGAACCAGATCGCCCAGACGGTGGCGGCCAGTGAAGGGCTGGGCCTGCAGGATACCGCGCGGCTGTATGCAGCCCTGAATGTGGCCATGGCGGATGCGGCGATTGTAGCCTGGGAGACGAAGTATGATGTGGACTTCTGGAGCCCGCTGCTGGCCATCGTGAATGGCGAGGCGGACGGAAACGGGCTGACGCTCGGAGATGAAACCTGGACGGCGCTTCTGGAGCAGTTGAACTCCCCGGCGTATTTCTCTGAGCAAAGCGCGCTAAGTGCGGCCGCTGCGGAAGTTCTGGCGTCGTTCTTTGGTGATGAGGTGGCCTTCAGCCTGATGGTGAATGTGGATGGCAATGACATCACGCGGTTCTTTGATTCCTTCAGCGAAGCGGCAGAGGAGGCAGGCCAGAGCCAAATCTGGGGTGGCGTGAGCTATGGCACCGGCCATACCGATGCGGCAGCGTCTGGAGCAGCGGTGGGCAATGCGATTCTCGACAGCCACTTTGCGCCGGTGCCGGAGCCTTCCGGTATGATGCTGGTGCTGCTGGGAGCGGGCTTTTTCATCGGGAGACGCCGGAGGTAG
- a CDS encoding DUF1080 domain-containing protein — translation MKTILPLLLASLIFSANAADEGFVSLFNGKDLTHWTVPEGDNGHWKVLDGVIDYDACSEAPAKDKNLWTVKEYGDFTLKIDWRLKETTGLYPMPVVLPDGTHKLDDEGKEIKIPTPNADSGIYLRGVGKSQINIWCWPIGSGEVYGYRMDKTMPPEVRAGVTPKVRADKPVGEWNTFEITMKGDRLTVVLNGQTVIDQAQLPGVPAQGKLGLQHHGGKNATTGELSPASSLIQFRNISIREY, via the coding sequence ATGAAAACCATCCTGCCCCTGCTTCTCGCCTCTCTCATTTTCAGCGCCAATGCGGCGGATGAGGGTTTTGTTTCCTTGTTCAACGGGAAGGACCTGACGCACTGGACGGTGCCGGAGGGTGACAATGGTCACTGGAAGGTGTTGGACGGTGTGATTGACTATGATGCTTGCAGCGAAGCACCGGCGAAGGACAAGAACCTCTGGACGGTGAAGGAGTATGGGGACTTCACGCTGAAGATTGACTGGCGGCTGAAGGAGACGACGGGGCTTTATCCGATGCCGGTGGTGCTGCCGGATGGGACGCACAAGCTGGATGATGAGGGCAAGGAGATCAAAATCCCGACGCCAAATGCGGACTCCGGCATCTACCTGCGCGGGGTGGGCAAATCGCAGATTAACATCTGGTGCTGGCCGATCGGTTCAGGGGAAGTGTATGGCTACCGGATGGACAAGACGATGCCACCAGAAGTGCGTGCGGGGGTGACGCCGAAGGTGAGGGCGGACAAGCCGGTCGGTGAGTGGAACACCTTTGAGATCACGATGAAGGGCGACCGGCTGACGGTCGTGCTGAACGGACAGACGGTGATTGACCAGGCGCAGTTGCCCGGTGTTCCTGCCCAAGGGAAGCTGGGCTTGCAGCATCACGGTGGCAAGAACGCGACGACCGGGGAGCTTTCACCAGCATCGAGTTTGATCCAGTTTCGGAATATTTCGATTCGGGAATATTGA
- the thiC gene encoding phosphomethylpyrimidine synthase ThiC, translating into MIATKDSFEAHSSEQLPASSRVYVQGSLHPDVKVPMREIKLSPTKSFNGKIEENAPVRVYDTSGPWGDPDYQGTVETGLPALRKSWIEGRGDVAPYEGRAVEPRDNGYLTENHAEYAAAKREGLLSPLKAPINAQRQPLKASKGHPVTQLWYAKQGIITPEMEFIAIRENMRRANIADHSQDILRADLDKQHAGSTQIQNEYTPGIFKRFPQRIPDEITPEFVRSEVAAGRAIIPANINHPELEPMIIGRNFLVKINANIGNSAVASSIEEEVEKMRWATKWGGDTVMDLSTGKNIHATREWILRNSPVPIGTVPIYQALEKVNGKAEDLTWELFRDTLIEQAEQGVDYFTIHAGVLLRFVPMTASRMTGIVSRGGSIMAKWCLAHHKESFLYTHWDDICDIMAAYDVSFSIGDGLRPGSIADANDKAQFGELEVQGELTKRAWAKGVQVMNEGPGHVPMHMIEENMAKQLEWCHEAPFYTLGPLTTDIAPGYDHITSGIGAAMIGWYGCAMLCYVTPKEHLGLPNKEDVKTGVITYKLAAHAADLAKGHPGAQYRDNALSKARFEFRWEDQFNLSLDPVTAREYHDETLPQDGAKSAHFCSMCGPHFCSMKITEDVRKYAAELQISEDEALAKGMAEKSKEFVESGAEVYQPA; encoded by the coding sequence ATGATCGCCACCAAAGACTCTTTCGAAGCCCACTCCAGCGAGCAGCTCCCCGCCTCCTCCCGCGTCTATGTCCAGGGCAGCCTGCACCCGGATGTAAAAGTCCCCATGCGCGAGATCAAATTGAGCCCCACCAAGAGCTTCAACGGCAAGATCGAGGAAAACGCCCCCGTCCGTGTCTATGACACCTCCGGCCCCTGGGGCGACCCGGACTACCAGGGCACCGTCGAGACCGGCCTCCCCGCCCTTCGCAAATCCTGGATCGAAGGCCGCGGCGACGTCGCCCCCTATGAAGGCCGCGCCGTCGAGCCCCGCGACAACGGCTACCTTACCGAAAACCACGCCGAATACGCCGCTGCCAAGCGCGAAGGCCTCCTTAGTCCCCTGAAGGCCCCCATCAATGCCCAGCGCCAGCCGCTGAAGGCCAGCAAGGGCCACCCAGTCACCCAGCTCTGGTATGCCAAGCAGGGCATCATCACCCCGGAGATGGAGTTCATCGCCATCCGGGAGAACATGCGCCGGGCCAACATTGCCGACCACAGCCAGGACATCCTCCGCGCCGATCTGGACAAGCAGCACGCCGGCTCCACCCAGATCCAGAACGAATACACCCCCGGCATCTTCAAGCGCTTCCCCCAGCGTATTCCAGACGAGATCACTCCAGAGTTCGTCCGCAGCGAAGTCGCCGCAGGCCGCGCCATCATCCCGGCCAACATCAATCACCCCGAGCTTGAGCCCATGATCATCGGGCGCAACTTCCTCGTCAAAATCAATGCCAACATCGGCAACAGCGCCGTCGCTTCCTCCATCGAGGAAGAGGTCGAAAAAATGCGCTGGGCCACCAAGTGGGGCGGCGATACCGTCATGGACCTCTCCACCGGCAAAAACATTCACGCCACCCGCGAGTGGATCCTGCGGAACTCTCCCGTGCCCATCGGCACTGTGCCCATTTACCAGGCCCTGGAAAAAGTGAACGGCAAGGCCGAAGACCTCACCTGGGAGCTCTTCCGTGATACCCTCATCGAGCAGGCCGAGCAGGGCGTGGATTACTTCACCATCCACGCCGGCGTCCTCCTCCGTTTCGTCCCCATGACCGCCTCCCGCATGACCGGCATCGTCAGCCGCGGCGGCTCCATCATGGCCAAGTGGTGCCTCGCCCACCACAAGGAAAGCTTCCTCTACACCCATTGGGATGACATCTGCGACATCATGGCCGCCTACGACGTCTCCTTCTCCATTGGCGACGGCCTCCGCCCCGGCTCCATCGCCGATGCCAACGACAAAGCCCAGTTCGGCGAACTCGAAGTCCAGGGCGAGCTCACCAAGCGCGCCTGGGCCAAAGGCGTCCAGGTCATGAACGAAGGCCCCGGCCACGTCCCCATGCATATGATCGAGGAAAACATGGCCAAGCAGCTCGAGTGGTGCCACGAAGCCCCCTTCTACACCCTCGGGCCTCTCACCACCGACATCGCCCCCGGTTACGACCACATCACCAGCGGCATCGGTGCCGCCATGATCGGCTGGTACGGCTGCGCCATGCTCTGCTACGTCACGCCCAAGGAGCACCTCGGCCTGCCTAACAAAGAAGACGTCAAAACCGGCGTCATCACCTACAAACTCGCCGCCCACGCCGCCGACCTCGCCAAAGGCCACCCCGGCGCCCAATACCGCGACAACGCCCTCTCCAAAGCAAGATTCGAGTTCCGCTGGGAAGACCAGTTCAACCTGTCCCTCGACCCCGTCACCGCCAGAGAATACCACGACGAAACCCTCCCCCAGGACGGAGCCAAATCCGCCCACTTCTGCTCCATGTGCGGCCCCCACTTCTGCTCCATGAAAATTACGGAGGACGTCCGCAAATACGCCGCCGAACTCCAAATCTCCGAAGACGAAGCGCTGGCCAAAGGCATGGCCGAAAAATCCAAGGAGTTTGTGGAATCCGGTGCCGAGGTCTATCAGCCTGCGTGA
- the katG gene encoding catalase/peroxidase HPI, translating into MSDEAKSCPVDHSAVAAPSKCPFHHAPSTGTSNRDWWPKLLKIDLLNQHSSKSNPMDGDFNYAEEFKSLDLAALKQDLAALMTDSQDWWPADFGHYGPLFIRMAWHSAGTYRTGDGRGGGGRGQQRFAPLNSWPDNVSLDKARRLLWPIKQKYGRKISWADLMILTGNVALETMGFKTFGFAGGREDTWEPDHDVYWGRETTWLGGDKRYAHGSEGVPKDGGVVVSDDNADGDVHSRNLENPLAAVQMGLIYVNPEGPDGNPDPLKSAFDIRDTFGRMAMNDEETVALIAGGHTFGKTHGAAPASHVGDEPEAAGLAEQGFGWKNSFGTGKGADTITSGLEVTWTTTPTKWSNNYFENLFGYEWELTKSPAGAQQWRPKDGAGEGTVPHAHDASKRIAPNMLTTDIALRVDPEYEKISRRFLENPDQFADAFARAWFKLTHRDMGPRDRYLGPEVPEEILLWQDPIPAVDHPLINAQDVASLKGQILASGLTVSELVSTAWASASTFRGSDKRGGANGARIRLAPQKDWEANQPAQLTKVLEKLESIQTLFNRAQTGGKKVSLADLIVLGGCAGVEQAARNAGHEVTVPFTPGRMDATQDQTDVESFGHLEPLADGFRNYQRTKYSVSAEELLIDKAQLLTLTAPEMTVLIGGMRVLKTNVGSGQSGVFTDKPEVLTNDFFVNLLDMATEWKPLSKDDDAFEGRDRKTGALKWTATRVDLVFGSNAVLRALAEVYATSDSQSKFIHDFVAAWNKVMNLDRYDLA; encoded by the coding sequence ATGTCAGACGAAGCCAAATCCTGCCCTGTTGACCACTCCGCTGTAGCCGCGCCATCCAAGTGCCCCTTTCATCATGCTCCTAGCACCGGCACTTCCAACCGAGACTGGTGGCCGAAGCTGCTCAAGATTGACCTTCTGAACCAGCATTCCTCCAAGTCCAATCCCATGGACGGTGACTTCAACTACGCTGAGGAATTCAAGAGCCTCGATCTCGCCGCCCTGAAGCAGGACCTGGCCGCGCTCATGACTGATTCGCAGGACTGGTGGCCCGCTGACTTCGGCCATTACGGCCCTTTGTTCATCCGCATGGCCTGGCACAGTGCGGGCACCTACCGGACAGGCGATGGCCGTGGCGGCGGTGGTCGTGGTCAGCAGCGTTTCGCCCCGCTCAATAGCTGGCCGGACAACGTCAGCCTGGACAAGGCGCGCCGCCTTCTCTGGCCCATCAAGCAGAAGTATGGCCGCAAAATTTCCTGGGCCGATTTGATGATCCTCACCGGCAATGTTGCGCTGGAAACCATGGGATTCAAAACCTTCGGCTTCGCCGGTGGTCGCGAGGACACCTGGGAGCCAGATCATGATGTCTATTGGGGCCGTGAGACCACCTGGCTGGGCGGTGACAAACGTTATGCCCATGGTTCCGAAGGTGTCCCCAAGGACGGCGGCGTCGTCGTGTCCGATGACAACGCGGACGGCGACGTTCACTCCCGCAATCTGGAAAACCCTCTCGCCGCCGTGCAGATGGGCCTCATCTACGTGAACCCCGAAGGCCCGGACGGTAATCCTGATCCGCTCAAGTCCGCCTTCGACATCCGCGATACCTTCGGCCGCATGGCCATGAACGATGAAGAAACCGTCGCGCTCATCGCAGGCGGTCACACCTTCGGCAAGACTCACGGTGCCGCCCCCGCTTCTCATGTCGGCGATGAGCCGGAAGCCGCAGGCCTCGCCGAGCAGGGCTTTGGCTGGAAAAACAGCTTCGGCACCGGTAAAGGTGCCGATACCATCACCAGCGGTCTGGAAGTCACCTGGACCACGACTCCCACCAAGTGGAGCAACAATTACTTTGAGAACCTTTTTGGCTACGAGTGGGAGCTCACCAAAAGCCCCGCCGGTGCCCAGCAGTGGCGGCCTAAAGACGGGGCAGGGGAGGGCACCGTCCCTCACGCCCACGATGCCTCCAAGCGCATCGCACCGAACATGCTCACCACCGACATCGCCCTCCGCGTGGATCCCGAGTATGAAAAAATCTCCCGCCGCTTCCTGGAGAATCCGGACCAGTTCGCCGATGCCTTCGCCCGCGCCTGGTTTAAGCTCACCCATCGCGACATGGGTCCGCGTGACCGCTACCTCGGCCCTGAAGTGCCAGAGGAAATCCTCCTCTGGCAGGACCCCATCCCCGCTGTGGATCATCCGCTGATCAATGCCCAGGATGTCGCCTCCCTCAAAGGCCAGATCCTTGCCTCTGGTCTCACCGTTTCTGAACTGGTCAGCACCGCCTGGGCCTCCGCATCCACTTTCCGCGGTTCCGACAAACGCGGTGGTGCCAATGGTGCCCGCATCCGCCTCGCCCCGCAGAAAGATTGGGAGGCCAACCAGCCTGCCCAGCTCACCAAGGTGCTTGAAAAGCTGGAAAGCATCCAGACCTTGTTCAACCGCGCCCAGACCGGTGGCAAAAAAGTCTCCCTGGCTGACCTTATCGTCCTCGGCGGCTGCGCCGGGGTCGAGCAGGCCGCCAGGAACGCGGGTCATGAAGTCACCGTGCCCTTCACCCCCGGCCGCATGGATGCCACCCAGGACCAGACCGATGTCGAATCCTTCGGACACCTCGAGCCTCTCGCCGATGGCTTCCGCAACTACCAGCGCACCAAATACAGTGTCTCCGCCGAGGAGCTGCTTATTGATAAAGCCCAGCTCCTCACCCTCACCGCCCCGGAAATGACCGTCCTCATCGGCGGTATGCGCGTCTTGAAAACCAACGTCGGTTCTGGTCAGTCAGGCGTCTTCACGGACAAGCCTGAAGTGCTGACCAACGACTTCTTCGTCAACCTGCTCGACATGGCCACCGAGTGGAAACCACTCTCCAAAGACGACGATGCCTTTGAAGGCCGCGACCGCAAAACCGGAGCCCTCAAATGGACCGCCACCCGCGTGGACCTCGTCTTTGGCTCCAATGCCGTGCTTCGCGCTCTCGCCGAAGTTTATGCCACCTCCGATTCCCAGTCCAAGTTCATCCACGACTTCGTCGCCGCCTGGAACAAAGTCATGAACCTGGACCGCTACGACCTCGCCTGA
- a CDS encoding glycosyltransferase gives MRRRIAMISTHGYVAAQPPLGAPDTGGQVVFVIELSKQLARLGYKVDIWTRRFDNQPETEMVDENVTILRVPCGSNEFIPKEQLYKNIPEWVENALRLIKKQNLSYYFINSHYWDAGLAGQSLSNALNIPHLHTPHSLGSWKKSQMEDAAPEDTEKLEDQFNFTARVRHEQRLFQECDMVIATTPPQSDLIASDYGVAPAKIRMIPPGYDDNRFFPVSEASRQGIRTEMNYHGPVIASIGRLARNKGFDLLIRAFAIVATRIPEAKLRLAVSMQSSDPGDSRMLEELQELVVEHNLQNKVLITDSLPDEQMADYYRAADVFALSSRYEPFGMTAIEALASGTPTVVTTRGGLYRALDFGVHALYTDTEDIEEFGICLLQALKYQRLRNRISQQGSLRVRALFAWSGIAQQLLRAVEDRLHTGVDAAETPDVSSIWRQSVDI, from the coding sequence ATGCGTCGCCGCATCGCCATGATCTCCACCCACGGTTACGTCGCCGCCCAGCCTCCGCTCGGCGCACCCGATACCGGCGGCCAGGTCGTCTTTGTCATCGAGCTCTCCAAGCAGCTAGCCCGCTTAGGCTACAAAGTGGACATCTGGACCCGCCGTTTTGACAACCAGCCTGAGACTGAGATGGTGGATGAAAACGTCACCATCCTCCGTGTCCCCTGCGGCAGCAACGAGTTCATCCCGAAGGAGCAGCTTTATAAAAACATCCCCGAGTGGGTCGAAAATGCCCTCCGGTTGATCAAAAAACAGAACCTCTCTTATTACTTCATCAACAGTCATTACTGGGATGCCGGCCTCGCCGGACAGTCCCTTTCCAATGCGCTTAACATCCCTCACCTGCACACCCCGCACTCCCTCGGCTCCTGGAAAAAGAGCCAGATGGAAGACGCCGCCCCGGAGGATACGGAAAAGCTCGAAGATCAGTTTAATTTCACCGCTCGTGTCCGTCATGAGCAGCGCCTCTTCCAGGAGTGTGACATGGTCATCGCCACCACCCCGCCGCAGTCGGACCTCATCGCTTCAGACTACGGAGTCGCCCCGGCCAAGATCCGCATGATCCCCCCCGGCTACGATGACAACCGCTTCTTCCCGGTCAGTGAGGCCAGCCGTCAGGGCATACGAACTGAAATGAATTATCATGGGCCTGTCATCGCCTCCATCGGCCGCCTCGCCCGTAACAAAGGGTTCGACCTCCTCATCCGCGCCTTCGCCATCGTCGCCACCCGCATCCCGGAGGCCAAGCTCCGCCTCGCCGTCAGCATGCAGTCCTCAGATCCTGGGGATTCCCGCATGCTCGAAGAGCTGCAAGAGCTTGTTGTGGAGCACAACCTCCAGAATAAAGTCCTCATCACCGATTCCCTCCCGGATGAACAGATGGCCGATTATTATCGCGCCGCCGATGTCTTTGCCCTGTCCAGCCGCTATGAGCCTTTTGGCATGACCGCCATTGAGGCCCTCGCCTCCGGTACCCCCACTGTCGTCACTACTCGCGGTGGCCTGTATCGTGCTCTGGATTTCGGTGTCCATGCTCTCTACACCGATACCGAAGATATTGAGGAATTCGGCATCTGCCTTCTCCAGGCTCTCAAATATCAGCGTCTTCGCAACCGCATCAGCCAGCAGGGCAGTCTTCGCGTGCGTGCCCTCTTTGCCTGGAGCGGCATCGCGCAGCAACTCCTCCGTGCCGTCGAAGACCGTCTCCACACCGGCGTGGATGCCGCCGAAACCCCCGACGTGAGTTCTATCTGGCGCCAAAGCGTGGATATTTGA
- a CDS encoding HAD-IIB family hydrolase: MSPNLKLLCSDLDGTLLGKPDSTMLFKQVWETMPEDRRPTLVYNTGRLLQDALRTIQRSDLPTPQYLICGVGTMIYDMHRRAVMREFAEIMSENWDRARAEQVVLSMTSAVKQPSQYQNAFKSSWYLHQATPEQITALESALSEAGLETMVVYSSSRDLDVLPKYANKGNALEWLLKHLQIPSYEALVAGDSGNDSAMFQIPGVRGIVVENSQPELVEATLGLPCYRAQSICADGVLEGLLHYGIVPSVCSLEAAEDPREKHFEPEMRQILNEASPEALTPEDRAYLQLAQRKAVEALKKNITPLGFSACSLEDNETRGTDANYRSVWARDGAITVIASLSLDDVAIRDCQRETLRTLLSHASPHGQIPANVRIEDGVPDYSGVGGICSIDGGLWVIIAAYEYFRVTKETSFIREHLPALQKAMDWLTAHDSNYDALIEIPEAGDWTDLFGRSYNVLVDQVIWYRANIAFGRLLEALGQGKRAGEYLRWSQSIKMAILQRFWPTTALSPNSTRTFADMQFSLGDTAYLLAQVTPFDFNWRCDVYGNLLAFLFNVLDVERARHSFRFMWGVGVNEPFPVTNLYPVVAPGDPDWKPYYAVNLLNLPHHYHNGGIWPFIGAKWVQYITRLGMRPLALQELLKLARINQRGVQAEWEFNEWAHARTGNPMGKAYQAWSAAEFILACHEVGLDEA, encoded by the coding sequence ATGAGCCCCAATCTCAAGCTCCTCTGCTCCGACCTTGATGGCACCCTCCTCGGCAAACCGGACTCCACCATGCTTTTCAAGCAGGTCTGGGAAACCATGCCTGAAGACCGACGCCCCACCCTCGTTTATAACACCGGACGCCTCCTCCAGGACGCCCTCCGCACCATCCAACGTTCGGATCTCCCCACCCCTCAGTACCTTATCTGCGGTGTCGGCACCATGATCTATGACATGCACCGCCGCGCCGTCATGCGCGAGTTCGCCGAGATCATGAGCGAAAACTGGGACCGTGCCCGGGCTGAGCAAGTCGTCCTCAGCATGACCAGTGCCGTCAAACAGCCCAGCCAGTATCAAAATGCCTTCAAATCAAGCTGGTATCTCCATCAGGCCACGCCTGAGCAGATCACCGCCCTCGAAAGCGCACTTTCCGAGGCCGGACTCGAAACCATGGTCGTGTATTCCAGCAGCCGCGATCTCGACGTCCTTCCCAAATACGCTAACAAAGGCAATGCGCTGGAATGGCTACTCAAGCACCTCCAGATCCCCAGCTACGAAGCCCTCGTTGCTGGAGACTCGGGTAATGATAGCGCCATGTTCCAGATCCCCGGCGTCCGGGGCATCGTGGTGGAAAACTCGCAGCCTGAGCTGGTGGAGGCCACGCTCGGACTTCCCTGCTACCGTGCCCAAAGTATCTGCGCAGATGGTGTCCTGGAGGGTCTCCTTCACTACGGCATCGTTCCTTCCGTTTGCAGTCTTGAAGCCGCCGAAGATCCCCGGGAAAAACACTTCGAGCCGGAGATGCGTCAGATCCTCAATGAGGCCTCACCTGAGGCCCTTACCCCGGAGGACCGCGCCTATCTCCAGCTCGCCCAGCGCAAAGCCGTGGAGGCTCTCAAAAAGAACATCACCCCTCTGGGTTTCTCCGCCTGTTCGCTGGAAGACAACGAGACCCGCGGCACCGATGCCAACTACCGCAGCGTCTGGGCCCGCGACGGTGCGATCACCGTCATTGCCTCCCTCAGCCTGGATGACGTTGCCATCCGCGACTGTCAGCGCGAGACCCTCCGCACTCTTCTCAGTCACGCCTCCCCTCATGGTCAGATCCCGGCCAATGTACGCATTGAAGACGGCGTACCAGATTACTCCGGCGTCGGCGGCATCTGCTCCATTGATGGCGGCCTCTGGGTCATCATCGCCGCGTATGAATACTTCCGCGTCACCAAAGAGACCTCCTTCATTCGCGAGCATCTCCCCGCCCTCCAGAAGGCCATGGACTGGCTCACTGCGCATGATTCCAATTACGATGCCCTGATTGAAATTCCCGAAGCGGGCGACTGGACGGATCTCTTTGGGCGCTCGTATAACGTCCTCGTTGACCAGGTCATATGGTACCGCGCCAACATCGCCTTTGGCCGCCTGCTTGAAGCGCTTGGCCAGGGCAAACGCGCCGGTGAATACCTCCGCTGGTCGCAGAGTATCAAGATGGCCATCCTCCAGCGTTTCTGGCCCACCACCGCCCTCAGTCCCAACAGCACCCGGACCTTTGCGGACATGCAGTTCAGCCTTGGCGATACCGCTTACCTCCTCGCCCAGGTCACCCCCTTTGACTTCAACTGGCGCTGCGATGTCTATGGCAACCTCCTCGCCTTCCTCTTCAACGTTTTGGATGTCGAGCGCGCACGCCATTCCTTCCGTTTCATGTGGGGTGTCGGGGTTAATGAACCTTTCCCCGTCACCAATCTCTACCCTGTGGTGGCCCCCGGCGATCCCGACTGGAAGCCCTACTACGCCGTCAATTTGCTCAACCTCCCCCACCATTACCACAACGGCGGCATCTGGCCCTTCATCGGTGCAAAGTGGGTGCAATACATCACCCGTCTCGGCATGCGCCCCCTGGCCCTCCAGGAGCTTCTCAAGCTCGCCCGCATCAACCAGCGCGGTGTCCAGGCCGAGTGGGAATTCAACGAATGGGCCCACGCCCGCACCGGCAACCCCATGGGCAAAGCCTACCAGGCCTGGTCCGCCGCCGAATTCATCCTCGCCTGCCACGAAGTTGGCCTCGACGAAGCCTGA